One segment of Solanum lycopersicum chromosome 1, SLM_r2.1 DNA contains the following:
- the LOC101268721 gene encoding DNA damage-repair/toleration protein DRT102, producing the protein MAQQSTKRPLKIIAGADSFGCNLKDVLVSQLRALNIQVEDLGTDKYYSVGEEIGRRVSQAADDPAVETRGLLACGTGVGVAIFANKFPGVYAATCLNTDEARNARSINNCNVLAVSGMNTTPEVASDVLKTFLETPFKSPCPASGSNPWPDEIDQFLENSIHEMNKIGTPKPVESSSDCHLCSLVKSREFNAVDIMPGGSISIVRESPTSAFVRFTAGSVEPAHHHTFGHDLVVLKGSKRVWNLSKGERYDLGIGDYLFTQAGDVHRVKYFEDTEFFIKWEGQWDLFLDEDHAAANAAIDKEKENSLIPTNK; encoded by the exons ATGGCTCAACAATCCACTAAACGACCCTTGAAAATCATCGCCGGCGCCGATTCCTTCGGCTGCAACCTCAAAGACGTCTTAGTCTCTCAACTCCGTGCACTAAACATCCAAGTTGAAGACCTCGGAACAGACAAATACTACTCTGTCGGCGAAGAAATCGGCCGCCGAGTTAGTCAAGCCGCTGATGACCCCGCCGTTGAAACTCGAGGACTCCTCGCATGTGGTACCGGCGTTGGAGTCGCTATTTTCGCTAACAAGTTCCCCGGTGTCTATGCCGCCACGTGTCTTAACACGGATGAAGCCCGGAATGCTCGTTCCATCAATAATTGCAACGTTCTCGCTGTTTCCGGTATGAATACCACGCCGGAGGTAGCTTCCGACGTTCTCAAGACGTTTCTGGAAACACCGTTTAAGTCTCCTTGCCCCGCTTCTGGATCTAACCCATGGCCCGACGAGATCGACcaatttttagaaaattcaaTCCACGAAATGAACAAAATCGGTACTCCTAAACCAGTGGAATCCTCTAGTGATTGCCATCTTTGTTCATTGGTGAAGTCTAGAGAGTTCAATGCTGTGGATATAATGCCTGGTGGTTCAATTTCTATAGTGAGGGAAAGTCCTACTTCAGCATTTGTGCGTTTCACTGCGGGGAGCGTCGAGCCGGCGCATCATCATACATTCGGGCATGATCTTGTGGTGTTGAAAGGTAGTAAAAGGGTTTGGAATTTGAGTAAAGGGGAGAGATATGATTTGGGTATTGGGGATTACTTGTTTACTCAAGCTGGGGATGTGCATAGAgtgaaatattttgaagataCAGAGTTCTTTATCAAGTGGGAAGGACAGTGGGATTTGTTCCTGGATGAGGATCATGCTGCTGCCAATGCTGCCATTGATAAGGAGAAGGAGAACTCATTAATCCCA ACAAACAAGTAA